The genomic window GGGCACCCGTACGGCATGACCGGCGGCCGCCTCGTCGGGCACGCGCTGATCGAAGGCAAGCGTCGCGGTGTTCGCTACGTGGTCGTCACCATGTGCATCGGTGGCGGTATGGGCGCAGCCGGCCTCTTCGAGGTCGCGGCATGAGCGACCTGTTCGACGTCGCGGGCAAGACCGTCGTCGTCACCGGAGGCACACGCGGCATCGGCCTGATGATCGCGAAGGGGATGGCGGAAGCCGGTGCACGGGTGATCATCTCGTCCCGCAAGGCCGATGCCTGCGAGTCGGCCGCGGCGGAACTCTCCACGGTCGGGGACGTCGTCGCGTATCCGGCCGACCTGAGTACCGAGGAGGGTGTGGTCGAGCTCGCGGCGTTCGTGGCCCGCACCTTCGATCGGGTGGACGTGCTCGTCAACAACGCCGGCGCCACCTGGGGGGCGCCGATCGACGAGTTTCCGGCATCGGGCTTCGACAAGGTGCTCGGGCTCAACGTCACATCGGTGTTCGCGTTGACCCAGGCGCTGCTGCCCCAGTTGCGTGCCGCGGCGAGTCCGGACGACCCGGCCCGGGTGATCAACGTCGGGTCGATCGACGGTCTGGTGGTGTCGAAGAGCGAGAACTTCTCGTACGGGGCATCGAAAGCGGCGGTACACATGCTGACCCGGAAGCTGGCCGGATCGTTGGCCGACGAGCACATCACTGTCAATGCTGTTGCGCCGGGGCCGTTCCCGACGAAGATGATGGCGTTCGTGTTGGACGATCCGGAATTGCGGAGCGCGGTCGAGGCCGATGTGCCACTCGGCCGAGTGGGGACGCCGGAGGATATCGCCGGTGCCGCGATCTTCCTGTCGTCCCGGGCGGGCGCGTATCTGACCGGGACCGTGATTCCGGTGGACGGCGGCATCAGCGGCACCCGCTGACCCCTTGTACGCAGTCCGGTGGTGTGTTGCCCTCGGGCGGGTGTGGTTCGATCGCCGGAACCACACCTGCCGCCGGCCCACTCACCCCGGACACGGCTGCCGTCGAGATCCATGTGCTCCCACTCGGATTCGCCCCGGTGGGCGAGAGCGTCGTGTAGGTCAGGGGGACGTCGTCCGAACCGAGAGTGGGGGCGGGCGTAGGAGTTTCCTGTCGAGCCGAGTTTCGAGGTCGGCCCGGCCGACTCGATAGTTGACAAGCGCCTCAACTCTTGTGAGACTTGCCCCGTCCGGTCATCGGTATGACCCAGCTCACGTAATCGTCAGCGATGTGCCGGCTGCATCTTCTCCTCTGCGCATAAGTAGTTGCCGTCCGAAACGGCCGCGAAGGTCGCCTTCCCACATGGGTCGATAGGCCTCGGTGATCCGGAGCGAACCTGTTCTGGCAGTAGCAGTTCGGGCCGCAACCTGGCCGTCCGTGGTGCTACTTGACAGCGTATGACGCAGGTCACACACTAATGAAGTAGCCACTTACTCACTTTGGAGCGAGCAATGCTGATCAAGTCTGGCGACATACAACTCAACGTCGAGATCCGCGGCGAGAACAACGGCGGAACACCGGTGGTGTTCCTGCATTGTGTCGGCGGTGACCTGACGAACTGGAACCCACAGGTCGAGGCGCTTGCCGACCGATACCGAGTGGTGTCCATCGACACCCGTGGACACGGGAAGTCGGAGTTCGCCGGTGAAGGACTCACGCTGGAGGACTACGCCGAAGACGTCCGACAAGTGTTGGACGCGTTGGAGATCGACCGGGCGCACGTCGTCGGCCTCTCCATGGGCGGGATGATCGCCCAGGCGTTCGCGCTCAACGCGCCGGAGCGAGTGGCCGGCCTGGTCCTGGCCGACACCAGCTCCCGTATCGATGAGGCGACGGCCGCTAACCTTGCGCAGGCGGGTGATGCCGCGCTCGGATACGGGATGGGAGCGGTCTCCGACCAGTTCGTCCCGATCTGCTTCGACGCCACCGCGATTCATGAGGATCGGGAATACGTCCAACGGTTCCGGGAGGGATTTTCCAGCCGGGATCCGCGTGCGTTCCACGCCGGCCTGCAAGCCATCGGCGGCCTCGACTTCCTCGACCGCTTGCATCAGGTGGCCGTACCCACCCTGGTGCTCGTGGGGGCTGCGGACCAACTCACGCCGGTCGCGCACTCCGAAGCCATCGCCGGGAAAGTTTCCGGCGCCAGCCTGGTGATCTTCGACGGCGCCGGACACCTTTCGAACCTCGACAGCAAGGACGAGTTCACACGGGAACTCACCCGATTCCTGGAGGAGACAGCATGACGATCCACACCGGCACCGAGCCCGAATCGGTCACACTGGACCCCGCGATCGACAAGGACGCGATCCGTGCGCGTTACGCCGAGGAACGTGACAAGCGCATCCGTCCCGAGGGGATCAATCAGTACCACCGCCTCGAAGGCAAGTTCGCCGAACTCGCCGACGATCCCTGGACGCCTGTGCAAGAACGCGAACCTGTCACCGACCACGTCACCTTCACCTTCATCGGCGGCGGTTTCTCGGGTCTCTGTGCCGGTGCGCAGCTGAAGAAGCGTGGAGTCGACGACGTCCGAATCATCGATACCGCAGGAGGTTTCGGTGGTGTCTGGTACTGGAACCGGTACCCTGGCGCGATGTGCGACACCAAGTCGGTGGTCTACATGCCGCTGTTGGAAGAAACCGGCTATGTGCCGACCGAGTTGTGGGCGCACGGTCCGGAGATCCTCGAGCATGCAGGCCGGATCGGAAAACACTTCGGGCTCTACGACAACGCCCTGTTCCATACCAAGGTCACCAACGCGACGTGGGACGAGACGTCATCGCGCTGGACGGTGGAAACCAACCGTGGCGACCGTTTCACCACGCAGTTCCTGGGCATCGGCCTGGGCCCACTCAGCACTGCGAAGCTGCCCGGCGTCCCGGGGATCGAGGACTTCGCGGGGCAGACGATGCACACCTCGCGGTGGAACTACTCCTACACCGGGGGAGACGCGCTCGGTGCGCCGATGACCGGGCTCGCCGACAAGCGCGTCGGGGTGATCGGCACCGGGGCAACTGCCATCCAGCTGATTCCGGAGCTCGCCAAGTACGCCGAGGAACTGTTCGTCTTCCAGCGCACACCCTCGTCGGTCGCCGAGCGTGGAAACGGCCCCTTGGACGAGGCGACCCTGCAGATACTCAAAGAGCCAGGCGGCCAGGAGAAGCTGCTGGACAGCTTCACCCGCAACTGGGACGGGTTCTTCGGTAAGCCGGAGCCCGGGGTCGTGGTCGAGGATCTGGTCGATGACGCCTGGACCAGCCTCGGACGGCGTATGCGGGCGCAGATGCATTCGGTGCCGCTGGAGCAGATGTCGCCGGAGACGGTGATGGCAGCGGTCGGCGACCTCGACCTGACTCTGATGGAGGAGCGTCGTGCCCGCATCGACAGCATCGTCGAGGACCCGACGACGGCCGAAAACCTCAAGCCCTGGTACGACCTGTTCTGCAAGCGGCCGGGATTCCACGACGACTACCTGCCGGCATTCAACCGGCCGAACGTGCACCTGGTCGATACCGCAGGACAGGGGGTCGAACGAATCACGCCGACCGGTGTCGTCGTCGACGGACAGGAATACCCCGTCGACTGCCTGATCTACGCCTCCGGCTTCGAGTACGGCACCGGTGGCAGTGAGATCGTCAATCGCGCTGGATTCGAGGTTGTCGGTCGAGGTGGTATCGAATTGTCCGAGGCCTGGGCGGACGGTATGGAAACCCTGCACGGAATGCATGTGCACGGATACCCCAACATGTTCATCATTCAGCTGTGGCAGGGCTCGTTCCTCGGTGCCAACGTGACACAGTCGAACAACTATGCGGCCGAGAACATCGCCGCCATCGTCGAGAAGGTCCTCGCCGAAGGCAACGACGAGGTCGAGGTGACCAAGGAAGCCCAAGACGAATGGGTCGAGATGCTGTTGCGCGACGGCGTGCCGTTCGGACGTCCGGACTGCACGCCCGGCTACTACAACGATGACGGCCACACCGAGGGACGTACGTTCAAACTGAACGTCGGTGATCCGCGTGGGTCGTATTCCTTCGTCACGATGATCCAAGAGTGGTGTCGCCGAGGCGAGTTCCCCGAGTTGGCCCGTCGCCGAACCAATTCGATCTGACGCGTGCAGCGGCTCCCGCCGGAATCGAGGTTTCATGTCGAATCGAGAGGATTTCAGGGATGGGTACCGACTGTCGCGATGATCTCGGCGGTCGGCTGACTTTGGTGGATTCGAACGAGGCGAGCCCGGAGCAACTAGACACCGTTGAGTACATAAAGCAACGGCTCCTTCCGGCGCAGCAGGACCCCGGTATCCAGATCGTCGATTCCGAGGGGCATCCGATCGGCCCGTTCAACGCCTTTGTGGTCAGCCCGACGATCGGGAGGCAAGCCATGCAGTACTTCGGCTCCGTATCGGCGAATTCGACACTTCCCGCAGCGGTCCGAGAGGTCGTGATCCTGTCGGTGGGCGGACTGTGGGGAGCCGACTACGAAATCTACGCGCACAAGATTGCGGCGCGCGCGGTAGACGTTCCCGAGAGCGCAATACAGTCGTTGGCCAAAGGGGAAGAACCGGTCGGGCTGACCGGAAACCAGTTGATTGCTGCGCGATTCACGCAGGAGATTGTCCGGACACGTCATGTCGACGATGCGCTCTACCAGGACGCTGTGGGGGCGTTCGGGCAGCGGGGTGTCGTCGACATGGCCCAACTGGCCGGCGCGTATCTCAGCGTGTCGGCGTTGCTGAACGTGTTCGAGGTGCCGGCTCCTCCGTCGACCTGAACGGTAGCCTTCACAGGCGATCCTGGCCTAGTGATCCGGGTTCGGGATGTCTTGGTCCGCAGGAACTTTCAGGCCGTTCATGAGGAGATTCATGACCTGCTCGGCCACCTCTTCACGATTGCGTTTCCGGCCGCTCAGTTTTTCCGAGACGGCCAGGAACCAAGTCAAACCGAACAGTGACTCGACGACCAACTCGGGATCGAAGTCGCGGTGCGGCCACGAAGCATAGTTGGTTTCGATCACCGTCTGAATCTTCGCGAGCGAGGGCTGGATGCGGTCCTTGTAGTAGACCTGTGCCTCTGTTGCGTCGCCGAACAGCACAACCCCGAGCAGCGGCGCGATCTCCTCCATGGCTGCGCAGAGATCGTAGATGAATTGCCGTGTTTGCTGCTGCTGTAGTTCGGCAGTCGCATCGAACTGCGCGGGAGCTACGCCGGCGAACTCGACGCACGCTGCAACCGCGTCTTCGAGAGGTTGCGCCACCGCAGCTTCGAAGAGCTCTTCCTTCGAAGGAAAGTGCCGGTACAACATCGCCTCGTTGATACCTGCCTCTGCGGCGAGGTCGCGGGTGCGAGTACCGGCGAGGCCCGACCTCGAGAACACGACGCGAGCAGCTTCGATGATCTGCTCACGCCGTGCGTCCGCGGTCAGCCTCGTTCGTTTGCCGGCGCCGCGTGGGTCACTCGCCTTGGCGGTCATACGGCCGGTGCCCAGGTAAGTGAATACTTCACACGTTCGATGCTACCGCAGGAGGCTGATCCGACTTGCGTAGAGCGGAGGGGATTTCCGGGGTCGACGTGATGTCCGCGCCAGTAGAGGAGTTGCGGTTTCGGCGGGTCGGTCGTGGTCAGCCTTCTCGATGGAGACGGAGTGCGTTTGCCCAGATCCGGGTGACGGTGTGGACGAGATCGTCGAAGGGGACGGGCTTGCTCGCGCCGTATGTTTCCTCCAGCACGTACACGCTGTACGCGAGACTGCTCACCATTCCGGAAAGGGCCCGGGACGTTGTCAGCGGATCGAGTTCGGGATCGGCGATTCCGCGTTCCTGGAGGTTGGCGATCCCTCGCGCGTTCCGTAGGACGAACGTCTCGGACCGACGGTTGCGGTACTCCCGGAACCAGGGGTCGGCGTGTGCGGCCTGTTCGAGCAGGCCCATCAACTTGGCGTTGCGGGCGTATGCCGCGAGATAAGCGCGGTTGCTCGCCTCGAGCACGAGGTAGGGGTCGTCGGACTCGGGTTCCCGGCCCATGCCGGGATGCAGCATGTCCTCCTTCGCCTCTTCGAGGACCGCCGCACAGATCTCTTCCTTGCTGGCGAAGTAGGTGTAGAACGTTCCCGACGCGCAGTTGCATTCCTTGGTGATGTCGGTAAGCCTCGTGTCGAGGTAGCCGTCACGCTCGAAAACTACTCGCGCGGCTTGTATGAGAGCGGTCCGAGTACGCAGTCCCCGCGGGGTCGATGGCAGGTCGCGCAGCACGAACGGGTCCGGCGCCCCGTCGGAACGGGTGGTCGGGTTGGTTCCCGCTGTGGTCTTCGACATCCCCCAGGTATACCTGAATCTGGCCTCATTTTCGACTTCGGTCCGCGTAACACGGCACCGTGTGCCCACGGCGATCAGGTCGAACGCATCTTAACCGGCCCCCTTCGGCACTTCCGGGACGTGGGCGACCGCATCATGGTGATCGTCTGTGCCGGCGATCGTCCATGACGCGGTCGCCCCACGTCTCTACCTCGTGCATGCCTTCGTTCTGCTCAGAGCTCCGCGCGATCGTGATCGGCGACGGTGGCGGCGAGCAGCCGCACATGGTCGTCGCCACTGCCGAGAGTGTGCTCGATCGCGGTGAGCCGGCTGACGTAGTGGCCGACCGGGTACTCCGCGGTCATGCCGATGCCGCCGTGCATCTGGATGGCCTCCTGGCCGATCTTCCGCGCGGATCGGGAGATCTGCAGCTTGGCGCGTGAGGCGATGACGGGATCGACCACTCCATCGGCCAGCGACATCGTGGCGTACAGGCTCATGCTGTTCGCCAGTTCCAGGAGCACATACATGTCCGCTGCGCGCTGGGTCAGTGTCTGGAACTTCGCCAGCGGCACACCGAACTGCTTGCGGGTCTTGAGGTATTCGGTGGTCAGCCGCAGAGTCTCCTGCATCGCGCCGACTGCCTCGGCGCACAGCAACGCCTGCGTCCGCACGATGGCCGCGCTGATCGCGGCCGACGCGTCACCGCCGTTGCCGAGCGGCTCGGCCTCGACGTTCAGCAGTTCCAGTTGGGCGCCGCGCAGCCCGTCGTGGGTGGTGTATCCGCGCCGGGTCAGCCCCGCGGCGTCGGCGCGGACCAGGAACAGCCCGGTGCCCTCGTCGTGCGGCAGCTGTGCGGTCACGATCATCACGTCCGCACAGTCGCCGTGCGGTACCGGGTTCTTCGAACCGGTCAGGGACCACAGTTCGCCCTCGCGTGCGGCGACCGTGTCCACGTGCCGGTCGGGCCAGCGTCGGCCGGGTTCGGCGTGCGCGAAGGCGAGCAGTGTGGTGCCCTCGGCGACCCCGGGCAGGATCTTGGCCCGCTGGTCCGCGGTACCGACCTCCGCCACCAGCCCGCCGGGGGTGAGGACCGCGTCGAGGAGAGGTTCGGGGGCCAGGCGCCGGCCGACCTCGGTCATCACTGCCATGGTCTCGACCGGGCCTGCGTCCATTCCGCCGTCTTCTTCGGCGAAACCGAGTCCGAGGATCCCGAGTTCGGCCAACTTCTGCCACACCTCGGGACTCCAGCCCCGCTCTGTGGCCGTGACGGCGTTGCGCTTCTCCGCGTCGTAGCTGCGCGCGAGGAGGTCCTTGGTGGTGTCGGCCAGCATCTGCTGTTCGTCGGTGAGCTCGAAGTTCATTGCAGTTCCTCACAATCTCCGGATGCGGGGTCGATCACAGGCCGAGAATCGAGGACGCGATGATGGTGCGTTGCACCTCGCTCGATCCGCTGTAGATGGACACCTTGCGGTAGTTCAGATAGGTGGGCGTGCTGTGCTGGGCCCACAGTGGTGACATTGCGTCGGTGCCCGCGTCGAACGGGAGCGAATCGGGGCCGGCAACGTCCATCAGCAGTTCGCTCGCCGCCTGCTGCAGCTCGGATCCGCGTAGCTTCAACAGCGACGACGCCGGGTTCGGTGCGCCGTTCGCGGAGTCGGCGACCACGCGAAGCTGGGTCAGCTCCAGCGCCAGCAGGTCGTTCTCCAGTTCGGCCACGCGCGCGGCGAACAGCGGATCGTCGAGCAGCGACTTCTCACCGATCTTCGTTTGCGCCGCATAGGTCTTGGCTTGAGCGATGTGCCGCTTCGAGGCGCCGACCCGGGTCACGCCGGTACGTTCGTTGCCCAGCAGGAATTTTGCGTAGCTCCAGCCGGCGTTCTCCTCGCCGACGAGGTTCTCCGCGGGGACGCGCACGTCCTCGAAGAACACCTCGTTGACTTCGTGGCCGCCGTCGATCAGCTTGATCGGCCGCACGGTCACGCCCGGGGTCTTCATGTCGATGAGCAGGAACGAGATACCGGCCTGCCGTTTCGGCGCGTTCGGGTCGGTCCGCACCAGGCAGAAGATCCAGTCGGCGTGCTGCGCGAGCGTCGTCCAGATCTTCTGGCCGTTGACGATGTAGCTGTCGCCGTCGCGTACGGCCCGGGTCTTGAGCGAGGCCAGGTCGGATCCTGCATCGGGCTCGGAAAACCCTTGGCACCACCAGATGTCGAGGTTCGCGGTAGCCGGGAGGAAGCGCTTCTTGAGCTCCTCCGATCCGAACGCCGCGATCACCGGGCCGACCATGGAGGTGTTGAATGCCAGCGGCTCGGGCACCGCCGCGAGTTGCATCTCGTTGAGCCAGATGTCGTGCTGCAGCGGGGTCCAGTCCTTGCCGCCCCACTCGACCGGCCAGCGCGGCACCGCGAGCCCGTGTGCGTTCAGCGTCCGCTGCGTCTCGATCAGGTCCTCGGGCCGGAATTCACCACGGGCGGTGCGCTCACGGATCTCGGCGGGGATCTGGGTGGTGAAGAAGGTTCGCAGCTCGTCTCGGAAGGCGAGTTCCTCGTCGGTCATTCTCAGGTTCATGGTGTGCTTCCGTGTCGGATCGGACAGGCGTCCGGGTCAACCCACCCGGCGCCTCTTCGGATTACGTTCGGACCTAAATCTAAGCGCTTGCTTATATCTACCATCCTGGTCGCTATTGTCAAGGAATCGGCGATGTGGAGGACGAAGATGAGCGACAGGGCGGTCAGTGACCTGCCGACCAAGGAGTCGAAGGCCGCGCGGCGGATTCGGGACGCGGCCGCCGAGGCCTTCGCGGAGAACGGCTACGGCGGCACCACGACCCGCGACATCGCGGCACGGCTGGGACTCAGCCCGGCCGCGATGTATCCGCACTATCGGTCCAAGGAAGAACTGCTCTACGCGATCAGCTACGAGGGGCACCGGAAGTGCGTGGAGCTGTTGACCGACAGCGATCCGGTCACCGCCCCACCGGCGACCAGGCTCAGAACGGTGGTCGGCGCATTCGCGGCCTGGCACGCGGCCAACCACGTGCGCGGACGGGTGATCCAGTACGAGCTGACCGCGTTGTCTCCCGAGCACTACCGCACGATCGTCGAGTTGCGTCGGCAGACCACCCGGATCGTGCGCAGCATCGTCGATGCCGGTATCTCCGCCGGTGTGTTCGAGGTACCCGATGCCGAGGGAGTGACACTCTCGATCATCTCGTTGTGTGTCGACATCTGTCGATGGTTCCCCAGCGGCCGGTACACCGATCCCGACCGGCTTGCCGGGCTCTACAGCGAACTGGCGCTGCGGCTTGCCGGTGCGAACTCGGCCGACGGTGACGACTGAAAATCGTGAATCATTCCTGTTCCCAACAGCTTCGACCATCGTGATTCGCTCGCGACAGGAACGCTCCGAGCGCTGTCATGTCTGGGGCGGCCGTGGTGACGGGATGCAAGATCCACAGATGCATTCGTGTCGCCGTGTTTCGCGGCGGAGGCCTTCTTCGGGCCGTGAGGTTCACGGACGGACGAGACCGGCCACCGCGGAACGTATCTCGTCGGGAACCGGAACCGGCCGCCGGGTCACGACGTCGACGTAGACGTGGACGAAGCATCCGGTCGCAGCAAGCTCGAGGTGGTCACCGCAATCGCGGAAGATGGCGAGCGCGTAGGTGATGGAGCTGGATCCCAGGCGCTCGACGGAGAGCCCGACACGGAGATCGTCCGGGAAGCTCAACTCGCGATGGTAGGTACACGCCGTCTCGGCGACCACACCGATCGCGTGCAGGTCCCGGATGTCGACGCCGGATTCTGCCATCAGGAAGGCATTCACCGCGGTGTCGAAGTACGCGTAGTACGTGACGTTGTTGACGTGACCGTAGTGGTCGTTGTCCGCCCATCGTGTCGGGACCGGCCAGAGCACCGGGAAACTGTCCGCGGTCGGCGCGGGAGTCGTGCAGGCTTCGGTCATGGGTGCACACTCTGCTGCGACTCGTGGTCGAACAGGACGACCTGGCGTATTGCCACACCCGAAGCGAGTTCGTCCATGGCCTTGTTCAGATCGCCCAATCCGATGTAGGACGAGATGAGACTCTCGACGGGCAGCCGGCCGGAACGCCACATTTCCACGAACCGCGGAATGTCACGAGACGGTACCGAGGTACCCAGATAACTACCGACGATCGTCCGGGCTTCCGCTGCGAGTGTCAGTGGCGTGATGTCGACTGTGGCGGTAGGTGCGGGCAGCCCCACCGTCACGGTGGTTCCACCCACCTCGGTGGCTGCGAACGCCGACGTGAACGCGCGTGTGTTACCGGCGCACTCCACGACGTAGCGAGCCTTGATCGCCTTCTCGCTCAATTGCTTCGGTGTGTATGTCTCGTGTGCTCCCAGGCCGCGAGCGATCTCGAGCTTGGGGGCATGGGGGTCGACGGCAATGACCCGTCCGGCTCCTTCGGCCACCGCGGTGATCAGTGCCGCCATACCTACCCCGCCCAGGCCTACGATCATGACGCTGTCGCCCGGTGTGGGCCGGACGGTGTTGATGATCGCGCCGCCGCCCGTCAGTACGGCACATCCCAGAACCGCGGCAACAGCAGGAGGCACGTCGAATCCCACCGGCACCGCGGACGAGGCATCGACGACCGCGTGAGTCGCGAAGCCCGACACACCGAGATGGTGGCGGATCGCCCTGTTCCCCTGACGTATCCGGCTTCCGCCGAGAAGGAGTTCCCCGCGGCCGTTGGCGGCCGTGCCGGCGCTGCAGGGAACGCGGCCCTCGGAGGCGCAGGCATCGCAACGTTCGCAGCGTGGCTGAAACGTCATCACCACTCGCTGTCCCAGCAGGACCGGGTCGACGTCCGCCCCGATCTCCTCGACTGTTCCGGCGGCTTCGTGCCCCAGCAGTAGCGGCATCGTGCGAGGCCGGCTGCCGTCGATCACGCTGAGGTCGGAGTGACAGACACCGGCCGCCTCCATCCGGACCAGGAGCTCGGTCGGCCCGGGTGGGGCGAGATCGAGTTCCGTCATTCGAAGAGGTTGTGTCTTATCGAAAGGTCTACTGTGTCCGGAGCTTTCGAGAACGGCACCGATGATTCTCATGGGTACTCCTACTGGCCGTCATGTGAATCAGGCCCTCACACAGGGACCCTTCGGTTCCGGAAGGTCCTGAACGGCAGATGATAAGTGGGTGAGGCTTCCGTCGGCACATCCGGAAGCCTCACCCACCGTGGACGGGGAGTCGGTGATGCTCGCCTCGAGTGACCCGAGCTCTCACATGGTCGACATGTCGGCGACGAAGCGATAGCGGATGTCGGATGCCAGGACTCGCTCGTAGGCGGCGTTGATCTGATCCATGGATATCACCTCGACCTCCGCGCCGATGCCGTGATTCGCGCAGAAGTCGAGCATCTCCTCGGTGACGGGGATGCCGCCCACCATCGAACCGGCGAGGCTTCGCCGATTGTGTGTCAGGGAGAATGCCCTGACGGCCAGTGGATGCTCGGGGAGACCGAGCTCGACCAGTGTTCCGCCCCTGGTCAACAACGACATGTAGTGATCCAGATCGAGGTTCGCGGAAACCGTGTTGAGGATCAGGTCGAACTTTCCGCGAAGATCTGCAAGTGATGTGGAATCGCGTGTGGATCGGTAATCGGTTGCGCCGAAGCGTAGTCCGTCCTCCATCTTCGACAGGGAGTGGCTCAGCACGGTGACCTCTGCTCCGAGCGCCGCTGCGATCTGAACGCCGACGTGGCCGAGCCCGCCCATACCGATGATCGCTACGCGTGAGTCGGCCCCCACATTCCACTCTCGGAGCGGTGAGTACATCGTCACTCCCGCGCAGAGCAGCGGCGCAGCACGCTCCGACGGCAGCGTGTCCGGGATCCGGACAACGAAGTGCTCGGTGACCACGATGTGGGTCGAATAGCCGCCCTGGGTCATTCCGCCGTAACGGTCGGCAGAGCCGTACGTGTTGGTGACTCCGCGGGGGCCGGTGCAGTACTGCTCGTCGCCGTCGAGACACGAAGCGCATTCGAGGCAGGAATCGACGAAGCATCCAACCCCGACCCGATCGCCGACGCTGTGCTTGGTCACAGCATCGCCGACTGCC from Prescottella sp. R16 includes these protein-coding regions:
- a CDS encoding alcohol dehydrogenase catalytic domain-containing protein, with the protein product MRIIGAVLESSGHSRPFDKTQPLRMTELDLAPPGPTELLVRMEAAGVCHSDLSVIDGSRPRTMPLLLGHEAAGTVEEIGADVDPVLLGQRVVMTFQPRCERCDACASEGRVPCSAGTAANGRGELLLGGSRIRQGNRAIRHHLGVSGFATHAVVDASSAVPVGFDVPPAVAAVLGCAVLTGGGAIINTVRPTPGDSVMIVGLGGVGMAALITAVAEGAGRVIAVDPHAPKLEIARGLGAHETYTPKQLSEKAIKARYVVECAGNTRAFTSAFAATEVGGTTVTVGLPAPTATVDITPLTLAAEARTIVGSYLGTSVPSRDIPRFVEMWRSGRLPVESLISSYIGLGDLNKAMDELASGVAIRQVVLFDHESQQSVHP
- a CDS encoding NAD(P)-dependent alcohol dehydrogenase, yielding MTTVDAYAATAPDLPLTRRTIERREPGPFDVLIEISHVGICHSDIHTARNDWGVTRYPVVPGHEIVGSVVAVGDAVTKHSVGDRVGVGCFVDSCLECASCLDGDEQYCTGPRGVTNTYGSADRYGGMTQGGYSTHIVVTEHFVVRIPDTLPSERAAPLLCAGVTMYSPLREWNVGADSRVAIIGMGGLGHVGVQIAAALGAEVTVLSHSLSKMEDGLRFGATDYRSTRDSTSLADLRGKFDLILNTVSANLDLDHYMSLLTRGGTLVELGLPEHPLAVRAFSLTHNRRSLAGSMVGGIPVTEEMLDFCANHGIGAEVEVISMDQINAAYERVLASDIRYRFVADMSTM